Proteins encoded in a region of the Thunnus maccoyii chromosome 4, fThuMac1.1, whole genome shotgun sequence genome:
- the LOC121896068 gene encoding melanoma-associated antigen E1-like has protein sequence MPGSTKKLCLGCNAQIGVACKKCPQCALMQPHKKRLTDAWMKFSQEKDAWRSKYKKWNNGNKEHEKAYKLLDRFSILGYHPVLLLVCWKRNKKARPPETSTFLDASTSLRPSTLPGPSTSPGLSTSPRRSTSLGPSVSLGPSTSPGPSVSLGPSTSSGPSVSLGPSTSSGPSVLLGLSTSPRPSTSPGPSVSLGPSTNI, from the exons ATGCCTGGTAGTACAAAAAAACTATGCCTTGGCTGTAATGCACAAATAGGTGTGGCATGCAAAAAGTGCCCCCAGTGCGCCCTGATGCAGCCCCACAAGAAGAGGCTGACAGATGCCTGGATGAAATTTTCGCAAGAGAAAGACGCCTGGAGATCAAAGTATAAAAAGTGGAATAATGGAAACAAAGAACATGAAAAAGCGTACAAGCTG TTGGACCGTTTCTCCATTCTGGGATACCACCCTGTTTTGCTCCTTG tATGTTGGAAAAGAAACAAGAAGGCAAGACCCCCAGAGACCTCCACCTTCCTGGATGCATCCACCTCCCTGAGACCCTCCACTTTGCCAGGACCCTCCACCTCCCCGGGACTCTCCACTTCTCCAAGACGCTCCACCTCCCTGGGACCCTCTGTCTCCCTGGGACCCTCCACCTCCCCAGGACCCTCTGTCTCCCTGGGACCCTCCACTTCCTCAGGACCCTCTGTCTCCCTAGGACCCTCCACTTCCTCAGGACCCTCTGTCTTACTGGGACTCTCCACTTCTCCAAGACCCTCCACCTCCCCGGGACCCTCTGTCTCCCTGGGACCCTCCACCAACAT ATGA